The following coding sequences lie in one Halomonas sp. 'Soap Lake #6' genomic window:
- a CDS encoding curli assembly protein CsgF — translation MKTSKKISCAAIITLISIGTQAHSGELIYRPINPSFGGDPFVGSYLLGKAQAQDKNIDPNTRRAQSLSSTDRLLQNLESRLISQLISDVSRGEVSEGSFDSNEFGVVVSDSSGQLVVRVVDKVTGDVTEISVGGLFNP, via the coding sequence ATGAAAACTAGCAAAAAAATCAGCTGCGCAGCGATTATTACTTTAATAAGTATTGGAACTCAAGCGCACTCGGGGGAGTTAATTTATCGACCGATTAATCCCTCGTTTGGTGGCGATCCATTTGTTGGTAGCTACCTCTTGGGTAAAGCTCAGGCACAAGATAAGAATATCGACCCAAACACTCGTAGAGCCCAATCCTTATCATCAACAGATCGCTTACTACAAAACTTAGAAAGTCGCTTGATATCGCAATTAATATCCGATGTCAGCCGTGGAGAGGTGAGCGAAGGAAGTTTCGATAGTAACGAGTTTGGTGTTGTAGTTAGTGACAGTAGTGGTCAATTAGTTGTTAGAGTAGTGGATAAAGTAACTGGGGATGTAACAGAGATAAGTGTTGGCGGCTTATTTAATCCTTAG
- a CDS encoding curli production assembly/transport protein CsgE — translation MSLFRVFLIICFAPLIPMSWALANEPISPTVSLPTNEQKAMDAINLLSSPDGPEVQGRASRGSELTGVMVDRTVTMAGKTFYRAFSQRAMDNPIIGNATITIQERPDARWGSQIAVTEGNRMYFRTQLSPRISEADRVAGEAVQIVEEALLRQQLASALSSDKDLGREELF, via the coding sequence ATGTCATTATTTCGTGTTTTTTTAATTATCTGCTTTGCACCTCTGATACCTATGTCATGGGCACTCGCCAATGAACCTATTTCACCAACTGTTTCACTACCCACTAATGAACAAAAAGCAATGGATGCTATTAACCTGCTCTCAAGCCCGGATGGCCCTGAAGTGCAAGGACGTGCAAGCAGAGGGAGCGAGCTCACTGGTGTTATGGTCGATCGCACAGTCACCATGGCGGGCAAAACCTTCTACCGTGCTTTCAGTCAACGGGCAATGGATAACCCAATAATAGGCAATGCCACTATTACTATTCAGGAACGCCCAGATGCACGCTGGGGTAGCCAAATTGCTGTCACGGAAGGCAACCGGATGTATTTCAGAACACAGCTCTCTCCCAGGATTAGTGAAGCTGATCGCGTAGCAGGAGAAGCTGTACAAATTGTTGAGGAGGCACTTCTCCGACAACAGCTGGCATCAGCCCTGTCCTCAGACAAAGACTTGGGAAGAGAGGAGTTATTCTAA